The following coding sequences lie in one Miscanthus floridulus cultivar M001 chromosome 9, ASM1932011v1, whole genome shotgun sequence genomic window:
- the LOC136479479 gene encoding secreted RxLR effector protein 161-like, whose product MRPDIAFVVGYVSRFMEDPREDHWAAMKWLLRYVKGTVDHGIIFPKTGKSRLQLIVFSDADMAGDIERRQSTSGVLVFLGSTPISWLSLKQKVVALSTCEADKERRRRKPPYCDTVALQVQAPHGSPAAL is encoded by the exons atgaggccggacattgcgttcgtcgtgggctacgtcagtcgcttcatggaggatcccagagaggatcattgGGCTGCGATGAAgtggctactgcgctacgtcaaggggacggtagatcatgggatcatcttcccaaagaccggcaagagtaggctgcagctcattgtgttcagtgatgcagacatggcgggagaCATCGAAAGGCGacagagcacctctggcgtgctcgtcttcctcgggtcgaccccaatttcatggctgtcgctgaagcaAAAGGTGGTGGCattatctacgtgcgaggcaga caaggaaaGGCGGCGCCGAAAGCCCCCCTACTGTGATACTGtagcgctgcaggtgcaggcgccgcacggctcacctgcagcactttAG